A genome region from Arachidicoccus soli includes the following:
- a CDS encoding SPFH domain-containing protein, which produces MIVGYAVLVIALIIIISGLVSVNQGTIAVVTMFGKYRRILLPGLNFKIPLLELIYKRISIQNRSIEMEFQAVTFDQANVYFKTMLLYAVMSADAENIQKVAFKFINDRELMQALVRTIEGNVRSYVATKKQAEILALRRDIVNSVKEEVDHVLEDWGYHLLDLQINDITFDKVIMESMSRVVASNNLKAAAENEGQALLITKTKAAEAEGNAIKISAEAERDAAQLRGQGIALFREEVARGMSDAALQMKKADMDTNVILFSMWTEAIQEFAEKGNGNVIFLDGSSEGMQKTMKQIMSMVQMNLSGTDKD; this is translated from the coding sequence ATGATAGTTGGATATGCCGTTTTGGTTATTGCCCTAATAATTATTATTAGTGGATTAGTTAGCGTTAATCAAGGTACCATTGCTGTAGTGACTATGTTCGGTAAATATCGGCGTATACTCCTGCCTGGATTAAATTTTAAAATCCCTTTGTTGGAACTGATTTATAAAAGAATAAGTATTCAAAATCGTTCCATTGAAATGGAATTTCAAGCTGTTACTTTTGATCAGGCGAATGTATATTTTAAGACGATGCTATTGTATGCTGTAATGTCTGCAGATGCGGAGAATATACAAAAAGTGGCTTTTAAATTTATCAACGATAGAGAATTGATGCAGGCATTAGTACGTACTATCGAAGGGAATGTGCGTTCTTATGTGGCTACCAAAAAGCAAGCTGAGATTTTAGCGCTTCGCAGAGATATTGTAAATTCTGTAAAAGAAGAAGTAGATCATGTACTAGAAGATTGGGGTTATCATTTGCTTGACTTACAAATCAATGATATTACCTTCGACAAGGTGATTATGGAAAGTATGAGTAGAGTTGTTGCAAGCAACAACTTAAAGGCGGCTGCTGAAAACGAAGGCCAAGCCTTGCTCATCACAAAAACAAAAGCAGCGGAGGCTGAAGGAAATGCGATTAAGATTTCTGCTGAAGCAGAAAGAGATGCTGCACAATTGCGTGGTCAAGGAATTGCATTGTTTAGGGAAGAAGTGGCGCGTGGTATGAGCGATGCTGCTTTACAAATGAAAAAGGCCGATATGGATACGAATGTAATTTTGTTTAGTATGTGGACAGAAGCCATTCAGGAATTTGCGGAAAAGGGGAATGGTAATGTAATTTTTCTTGATGGTAGCAGTGAAGGCATGCAGAAAACGATGAAACAAATTATGTCGATGGTTCAAATGAATTTATCAGGAACCGATAAAGATTAA
- a CDS encoding NUDIX domain-containing protein translates to MNSFNLRVYGLLIDENNRLLVSDEFIRGDYITKFPGGGLELGEGTRECLVREFKEETNLDVTIGDHFYTTDFFQQSAFNKDHQIISMYYMVHCKYAEQLVTHQALFDFAPEQVSDPNGSSEVFRWVEWKDLSESSVTLPIDKVVVKKLLGDKQSTKSSPKKYFIQSDPFIVPTIDGKLIEEHFGLASNGENRISIAHMIAPPNWTEPHQIPEFDEWTLIVSGKKSIEINGETIMLQVGQSILIEKGARIKYSNPFTEPCEYWSVCLPAFSIENVNREEA, encoded by the coding sequence ATGAACAGCTTTAACCTGCGTGTATATGGGCTTTTGATAGATGAAAACAATCGCCTTTTAGTGAGTGATGAATTTATTCGTGGGGATTATATTACAAAATTTCCCGGTGGCGGATTAGAGTTAGGCGAAGGTACGCGGGAATGTTTGGTGCGAGAGTTTAAAGAAGAAACTAATTTAGACGTAACAATTGGTGACCATTTTTATACGACTGATTTTTTTCAACAATCTGCATTTAATAAGGATCATCAGATTATTTCTATGTATTATATGGTGCATTGTAAGTATGCTGAACAGCTGGTTACGCACCAAGCACTCTTCGACTTTGCACCAGAGCAGGTTTCAGACCCAAATGGATCGAGTGAAGTTTTTCGTTGGGTAGAATGGAAAGATTTATCTGAAAGTTCAGTTACACTTCCTATTGATAAAGTGGTTGTTAAGAAGTTATTAGGAGATAAACAATCAACTAAATCATCTCCTAAAAAATATTTTATTCAAAGCGACCCGTTTATCGTTCCTACGATCGATGGGAAATTAATTGAAGAACATTTTGGGTTAGCTTCCAACGGAGAAAACCGTATAAGTATTGCGCACATGATTGCACCCCCTAATTGGACAGAACCGCATCAAATACCGGAATTTGATGAGTGGACATTGATTGTTTCGGGTAAAAAATCTATTGAAATTAATGGTGAGACTATAATGCTTCAAGTTGGTCAAAGTATTTTGATTGAAAAAGGTGCAAGAATAAAATATAGCAATCCATTTACTGAACCTTGCGAATATTGGAGTGTTTGCCTTCCTGCATTTTCAATAGAAAATGTAAATAGAGAGGAAGCCTAA
- a CDS encoding alpha/beta fold hydrolase yields MKKYSFFFFLITISVLFCSQYAQAQSPFDTTHYGRNEAVGKYIHLRGFNMYYETYGQGAPLLVIHGNGGSINNFLYQIPYFEKNYKVILADSRSQGKSIDNSDSLSYEMMTDDLNALLDSLHLDSCYVIGWSDGGIEGLLLAIRHPDKVKKLAITGANLCPDTTAVDPFVYHWAMSLNDKLDTMPQTPEVKHERKLAHLLSFEPHISIKQLHTIQCPTLVIGGDHDVILPQHTLLIAQSIPKSDLWILPDSGHSTPIFYKDLFNKTVGNFFKKPYRVITGFGRFN; encoded by the coding sequence ATGAAAAAATATTCTTTCTTCTTCTTCTTAATAACTATAAGTGTCTTATTTTGTTCTCAATATGCCCAGGCGCAATCCCCTTTCGACACCACGCACTACGGTCGCAATGAGGCCGTAGGTAAGTACATCCATCTTCGTGGATTTAATATGTATTACGAAACTTATGGTCAAGGGGCGCCATTACTCGTCATTCACGGCAATGGCGGTTCTATCAATAATTTTCTTTATCAGATTCCTTACTTTGAAAAAAATTACAAAGTAATATTGGCAGATAGTCGTTCACAAGGGAAATCAATAGACAACAGCGATTCTCTCAGCTATGAGATGATGACAGATGATTTAAATGCTTTGCTTGATTCACTTCATCTTGATTCTTGTTATGTTATCGGATGGAGTGATGGTGGAATCGAAGGTTTGTTGTTGGCGATTAGACATCCGGATAAAGTAAAGAAACTCGCTATCACAGGTGCAAACCTTTGTCCCGATACAACAGCTGTAGATCCATTTGTTTATCATTGGGCAATGAGTTTGAATGATAAACTAGATACCATGCCACAAACACCGGAGGTAAAACACGAAAGAAAGCTGGCACATTTATTATCTTTTGAACCGCATATTTCAATTAAGCAGTTGCACACTATTCAATGCCCTACCCTAGTCATTGGTGGCGACCACGATGTAATCTTACCCCAACACACATTGCTGATCGCGCAATCTATTCCTAAATCAGATTTATGGATATTACCCGATTCAGGTCATTCTACGCCAATTTTTTATAAAGACCTATTTAATAAAACTGTGGGTAATTTTTTCAAAAAGCCTTACAGAGTGATAACCGGATTTGGAAGATTCAATTAA
- a CDS encoding pyrimidine dimer DNA glycosylase/endonuclease V yields MRIWSLHPKYLDAKGLVALWREAVLAKHVLLGKTKGYTQHPQLLRFKAAVDPIECINHYLSEIYKEAKYRGYNFSKEKIDWSFKEQKLKVTNGQMSFEWQHLLKKLAIRDAGKYEKIKQTKRLEPHPIFEIIEGEIEDWEIL; encoded by the coding sequence ATGCGCATTTGGTCGTTGCATCCCAAATATTTAGATGCCAAGGGTTTGGTCGCTTTATGGCGTGAAGCAGTTTTGGCAAAACATGTTTTATTGGGCAAGACAAAGGGATATACACAACATCCACAATTATTGCGATTCAAAGCAGCTGTGGACCCAATAGAATGCATTAATCACTATTTATCGGAAATTTATAAAGAGGCAAAATATAGAGGTTACAATTTTTCCAAAGAAAAAATTGATTGGTCCTTTAAGGAGCAAAAGTTAAAAGTCACAAATGGACAAATGAGTTTTGAATGGCAGCATTTACTTAAAAAACTTGCAATAAGAGATGCCGGCAAATATGAAAAAATTAAACAAACAAAACGCTTAGAGCCACACCCAATATTTGAGATAATCGAAGGAGAAATCGAGGATTGGGAGATTTTATAG
- the lipB gene encoding lipoyl(octanoyl) transferase LipB: MKQVLFKDLGRMSYKTAWDFQEQKLADKTRLKREGKSEQIASELFFVEHNPVFTLGKSGHEENVLLSEEQLAKKGIEYFHINRGGDITFHGPGQIVGYPVFDLEQFKTDLGWYLRSLEEVIILTLADYGIIGERSKGETGVWIEPHRKGYERKICAMGIRCSRWVTMHGFALNVNTDLDYFNFIIPCGIQGKQVTSLKKELGYEVSMEEVKKKIKHNFCKVFEIELSQL; the protein is encoded by the coding sequence ATGAAACAAGTGCTATTTAAAGATTTAGGGCGAATGTCGTACAAGACAGCATGGGATTTTCAAGAGCAGAAATTAGCTGATAAAACCAGACTGAAACGTGAAGGTAAATCGGAACAGATTGCAAGCGAGTTGTTTTTTGTAGAACACAATCCTGTCTTTACGTTAGGCAAAAGTGGCCATGAGGAAAATGTATTGTTATCAGAAGAACAATTAGCAAAAAAAGGCATCGAATATTTTCATATCAATCGCGGTGGTGATATTACTTTTCACGGGCCGGGGCAAATTGTAGGTTATCCTGTTTTCGATTTAGAACAATTTAAAACAGACCTCGGTTGGTATTTGCGTAGTTTGGAAGAAGTCATCATTCTTACCCTTGCAGATTATGGAATTATTGGAGAACGGAGTAAGGGCGAAACGGGTGTGTGGATAGAGCCACATCGCAAAGGCTATGAAAGAAAAATTTGTGCAATGGGTATTCGCTGTAGTCGTTGGGTGACTATGCATGGATTTGCTTTAAATGTAAATACTGATTTAGACTATTTCAATTTTATTATTCCCTGTGGTATCCAAGGAAAGCAAGTAACTTCTCTTAAGAAGGAACTCGGCTATGAAGTTTCAATGGAAGAAGTAAAGAAAAAAATCAAACACAACTTCTGTAAAGTATTTGAAATAGAATTATCACAACTTTAA
- a CDS encoding TonB-dependent receptor, with protein sequence MKLKLFALLFFSFTYIIAFSNPIINNAKDDGKVVGSLNGVITDRSNGMPLGGASISIPDLKKGAIADDKGNYIIKDIPKGTYLVEVSFIGYATYTQKVSFSKSTILNAQLKTSSMEEDAVVVTGFSRATNIKLAPVPMVALSKAEINMNAAAGNVIAEIANIPGVSAVTTGPNISKPFIRGLGYNRVVTAEDGIRQEGQQWGDEHGIEVDQNSIDRVEVIKGPASLTFGPDAIGGVVNLITAAPVPDGKILGAVSGVYGTNNGLINSSIKLQGNHNGLVWGTVISDKEAKNYQNQKDGRVYATNYKERDARAMIGLNKSWGYSYLNASLFDDEQAIPDGSRDSLRKFTKQITDQDDSRPTVSESELNSYKIPTLHQHVQLYRIYDNSSIHLGNGNLLVNLGYQYSHRREFTHPTNPSIPGLNLELTTYTYDVKYNFDLGKGYEPTFGINGMYQNNQLGYGTDFPIPAYHQFDFGPFFVIKKTFGKLNLSGGARFDTRSFDGKAAYVDGTKEFYPKLYTGPNPTTTPNVSEQFAALKKSFSGPSGSLGGSYKISDAFILKANVATGFRSPSIAELSANGADPGSQIYHVGNSDFKPEYSIQGDFGAFLTLPNLSASIELFDNNIEHYIFQEQMLDANGNPERVNADGTSNPNGNYSKFTYVQSKARIDGGEFNVDIHPFHWLHFENSLTLTYGTNLGTGGTVPDSLKYLPFIPPVHSHSELRASFAKGFNTLRNLYAFVGFDHFNAQNRFFSAYGTETYTAGYNLLSAGIGGNIINKKGKDILELYIEGTNLANVNYQSNMSRLKYFDNPNVPAGVQPGIFNMGRNISFKVVVPFDLSSHKS encoded by the coding sequence ATGAAACTAAAGTTATTTGCATTATTATTTTTCTCATTTACATATATTATTGCTTTTTCTAATCCTATAATTAATAACGCTAAGGATGATGGAAAGGTTGTAGGTTCTCTGAATGGAGTAATTACCGATAGAAGCAATGGTATGCCACTGGGTGGAGCTTCTATTTCTATTCCTGATTTAAAAAAAGGCGCTATTGCAGATGATAAGGGTAATTATATCATCAAAGACATTCCAAAAGGGACTTATTTGGTAGAAGTAAGTTTTATTGGTTATGCGACTTATACACAAAAAGTTAGTTTTTCAAAATCCACAATACTAAATGCACAATTAAAAACCTCCTCCATGGAGGAGGATGCAGTCGTGGTCACAGGTTTCAGTCGAGCTACCAATATAAAATTAGCTCCGGTACCCATGGTCGCTCTGAGTAAAGCTGAAATCAATATGAATGCAGCTGCCGGGAATGTTATCGCTGAAATAGCGAATATCCCGGGAGTAAGTGCGGTAACAACGGGCCCCAATATTTCTAAACCATTTATTCGTGGCCTGGGATATAACAGGGTAGTTACCGCTGAAGATGGTATCCGCCAAGAAGGGCAACAATGGGGTGATGAACATGGTATTGAAGTGGATCAGAATTCAATTGATAGAGTGGAGGTGATAAAAGGACCGGCTAGTTTGACTTTTGGTCCGGATGCTATTGGTGGTGTGGTGAACCTGATTACAGCTGCTCCTGTGCCAGATGGTAAGATTTTGGGTGCTGTAAGTGGTGTGTATGGTACAAATAATGGATTAATAAATAGTTCTATTAAATTACAAGGGAATCATAATGGCTTAGTTTGGGGAACAGTTATTTCCGATAAAGAGGCAAAGAACTACCAAAACCAAAAAGATGGACGTGTTTATGCAACTAATTATAAAGAACGGGATGCGAGAGCAATGATTGGTCTAAATAAATCATGGGGGTATTCTTACCTAAACGCTTCTTTGTTCGACGATGAACAAGCTATTCCCGATGGTAGCCGTGATTCACTTAGGAAATTTACGAAACAAATTACAGATCAAGATGATAGCCGTCCAACTGTTTCCGAATCGGAATTAAATTCTTATAAAATTCCAACATTACATCAACATGTGCAATTATATCGTATTTATGACAATAGTAGTATTCATTTGGGTAACGGAAATCTTTTAGTAAATCTTGGCTATCAATATAGTCACAGAAGAGAGTTTACACACCCAACAAATCCTTCTATACCTGGTTTAAACCTAGAATTGACGACTTATACTTATGATGTAAAATACAATTTTGATTTAGGAAAAGGCTACGAACCTACATTTGGTATTAACGGTATGTATCAAAACAATCAATTGGGTTATGGTACCGATTTTCCAATTCCTGCTTATCATCAATTTGACTTCGGGCCATTTTTTGTTATCAAGAAAACCTTCGGTAAGCTAAATCTTTCTGGTGGAGCTCGTTTTGATACGCGTTCTTTTGATGGGAAAGCTGCATATGTAGATGGTACCAAAGAATTTTATCCAAAATTATATACAGGTCCAAACCCTACAACTACGCCCAATGTATCAGAGCAGTTTGCAGCGTTGAAAAAAAGCTTTTCAGGCCCCTCCGGAAGTTTAGGCGGTTCTTATAAAATTTCTGATGCTTTTATTTTAAAAGCAAATGTTGCAACTGGTTTTCGATCGCCAAGTATTGCTGAACTGTCAGCAAATGGAGCCGATCCAGGTTCCCAAATTTATCATGTGGGAAATAGTGATTTTAAGCCTGAATACAGTATCCAAGGAGATTTTGGAGCTTTTCTTACATTGCCCAACCTCTCTGCCAGCATAGAATTATTTGATAATAATATTGAACATTATATTTTTCAAGAACAGATGTTAGATGCGAACGGTAATCCCGAAAGAGTGAATGCGGATGGCACATCCAACCCGAATGGTAATTATAGTAAATTTACTTATGTGCAAAGCAAAGCACGCATTGACGGAGGTGAATTTAATGTAGATATTCATCCTTTTCACTGGTTACATTTTGAAAATTCATTGACCCTTACTTACGGAACAAATCTGGGAACCGGTGGTACAGTTCCGGATAGTTTAAAATATTTACCTTTCATTCCGCCGGTTCATTCGCACTCCGAATTGCGTGCTAGTTTTGCAAAAGGCTTTAATACATTGAGAAATTTATATGCTTTTGTGGGCTTCGACCATTTCAATGCGCAAAATCGCTTTTTTAGTGCTTATGGCACGGAGACTTATACTGCTGGATACAACCTGTTGAGCGCTGGCATTGGCGGTAATATTATTAACAAAAAAGGAAAAGACATACTTGAGTTATATATTGAAGGAACTAATTTGGCCAATGTAAATTATCAATCTAATATGAGTCGTTTAAAATACTTCGACAATCCAAATGTGCCGGCTGGCGTGCAACCCGGCATTTTTAATATGGGAAGGAATATTAGTTTCAAGGTCGTTGTTCCCTTTGATTTGTCATCACATAAAAGCTAA
- a CDS encoding 5'-nucleotidase, lipoprotein e(P4) family: protein MNRYLFLGLIFFAGCVTVNNNQTAKYLKSNIVVDGKLYTSVWMQRAAEYKALCAQAYNIAAFRLEQYIQNEKSTKPFAIITDIDETFLDNSPNSVHQALQGKDFEQSAWDEWVNKAAADTVVGALNFFQFAASKNVTVFYITNRNEKNAAATLKNLQKFHFPDADKAHLLVMTNGSSKEARRLQIEKDYDVALFLGDNLGDFSSLFDKKTEAERTANVLNNEALFGKKFIILPNPNYGDWEGAMYHYNYKLSPEQKDSIFKANARTY from the coding sequence ATGAATCGTTATTTATTTCTTGGGCTTATATTTTTTGCCGGTTGTGTTACGGTAAATAACAACCAAACTGCCAAATATTTAAAAAGCAACATCGTTGTTGATGGAAAGTTATATACTTCCGTTTGGATGCAGCGTGCAGCCGAATACAAAGCATTATGCGCACAAGCCTATAATATTGCAGCATTTCGCTTAGAGCAATACATTCAAAATGAAAAATCAACAAAGCCTTTTGCGATTATTACCGATATTGATGAAACTTTTTTAGATAATAGTCCCAACTCGGTACATCAGGCATTGCAAGGAAAAGATTTTGAACAAAGTGCCTGGGACGAATGGGTCAACAAAGCCGCCGCCGATACAGTCGTTGGTGCTCTAAACTTTTTCCAATTTGCAGCCTCCAAAAATGTTACTGTTTTTTATATAACTAACAGAAACGAAAAAAATGCAGCAGCTACTTTGAAGAATCTACAAAAATTCCATTTTCCTGATGCAGATAAAGCTCATTTATTGGTAATGACAAATGGTTCAAGCAAAGAAGCAAGGCGTTTGCAAATCGAGAAAGATTACGATGTCGCTTTGTTTCTAGGCGATAACCTTGGTGATTTCTCTTCTTTGTTTGATAAAAAGACAGAAGCGGAAAGAACAGCTAATGTGCTGAATAATGAAGCGTTATTCGGGAAGAAATTCATTATCTTACCCAATCCGAATTATGGCGATTGGGAAGGCGCAATGTATCATTACAATTATAAACTTTCACCGGAACAAAAAGATTCCATTTTTAAAGCTAATGCAAGAACTTATTGA
- the proC gene encoding pyrroline-5-carboxylate reductase: protein MSKNIAIIGGGNLGSAIAEGLINSGFAKAENIFITKRNIETLSQLKEKGAHILNNNKEAVANADYVILAIKPFQIKDIISEIRPSLKARKHVLISVVTGIWIKDLIEMTGEDFAIVRAMPNTAIAIQESMTCICSHNASEEQAGFVSNLFNQLGKSVIIDEKLMDAATVLGACGTAFAMRYIRANIQGGVEIGFNAKVAALIAAQTVKGAAELLLTKHTHPEEEIDKVTTPKGCTIAGLNEMEHQGLSSSIIRGITTSYKKIVQDM, encoded by the coding sequence ATGAGCAAAAACATAGCCATCATCGGCGGCGGTAATTTGGGTTCGGCAATTGCGGAAGGACTTATCAACAGCGGATTTGCAAAAGCTGAAAATATTTTCATTACCAAAAGGAATATCGAAACCTTATCACAGCTAAAAGAAAAAGGTGCACATATTTTAAACAACAATAAAGAAGCGGTGGCGAATGCCGATTATGTAATTCTCGCTATTAAACCGTTTCAAATAAAAGATATTATTTCGGAAATAAGACCAAGTTTAAAAGCCCGCAAACACGTTTTAATAAGTGTCGTTACCGGTATTTGGATAAAAGATTTAATAGAAATGACTGGCGAAGATTTTGCGATTGTACGTGCCATGCCGAATACCGCCATTGCGATTCAAGAAAGTATGACCTGCATTTGCAGTCATAATGCATCGGAAGAACAGGCAGGTTTTGTCAGCAATTTATTTAATCAATTAGGAAAATCTGTAATCATCGACGAAAAACTGATGGATGCAGCAACCGTACTTGGTGCCTGTGGAACAGCTTTTGCCATGCGATATATTCGCGCCAACATTCAGGGCGGCGTGGAAATTGGCTTCAATGCTAAAGTTGCCGCTTTAATTGCCGCTCAAACTGTAAAAGGCGCAGCTGAACTTTTATTAACAAAACATACCCATCCGGAAGAAGAGATAGACAAAGTAACTACGCCAAAAGGCTGTACCATCGCAGGTTTGAACGAAATGGAACATCAGGGATTAAGCTCCTCAATTATTCGTGGCATTACAACAAGCTATAAAAAGATAGTTCAGGACATGTAA
- the gltX gene encoding glutamate--tRNA ligase has product MDKNIRTRFAPSPTGGLHLGGVRTVLFNYLFTKQNKGKFVLRIEDTDQTRFVEGAEEYISETLDWCGLEPDESPIKGGEYGPYRQSERKADYRQYAEKLIEKGFAYYAFDTPEELEQMRIKFKTETNPSPRYDATLRAQMRNSLSLTEAETAELLAQNTPHVIRVKMPFNEVIQFEDMIRGVVHFNSSEVDDKVLLKADGMPTYHLAVVVDDYLMKITQAFRGEEWLPSAPVHILIWKHLFGLENMPQWAHLPLILKPDGKGKLSKRDGERLGFPVFSMNWTDPRTNEATQGFRERGFLPEAFVNMLAMLGWNDGTEQEIFSMEELIEKFSIERIHKAGAKFNYEKALWFNHEWIKKLPAEKLLPQVKKVFADKKIDTKDDKFLLKVIDLIKERCTLLPDFVEQASFFFQTPEIIDTEAIQPKWDEHKNTFFIELIRSYELATSFDAETLEHSFKEMAAASQLKPGALMLPFRIMLVGGKFGPHVFDIAENIGKEETIKRIKQGLQSLHI; this is encoded by the coding sequence ATGGACAAAAATATAAGAACTCGTTTTGCGCCTTCACCTACAGGTGGGCTGCATTTAGGCGGTGTGCGCACCGTACTTTTCAATTATTTATTTACCAAACAAAACAAGGGTAAATTTGTATTGCGTATAGAAGATACAGATCAAACCCGTTTTGTGGAAGGTGCAGAAGAATATATTAGTGAAACGCTCGATTGGTGTGGCTTAGAGCCAGATGAGAGCCCAATAAAAGGTGGCGAATATGGCCCTTATCGTCAAAGTGAACGTAAGGCTGATTATAGACAATATGCAGAGAAATTAATCGAAAAAGGATTTGCCTATTACGCCTTCGATACCCCGGAAGAGTTGGAACAAATGCGCATCAAATTCAAAACGGAAACCAACCCTTCACCGAGGTATGATGCAACCCTTCGTGCACAAATGCGAAACTCTTTGAGTCTAACCGAAGCGGAAACTGCCGAATTATTAGCACAAAATACACCTCATGTTATTCGTGTAAAAATGCCATTCAACGAAGTGATTCAGTTTGAAGATATGATTCGCGGGGTAGTACATTTCAATTCTTCAGAAGTAGATGATAAAGTTCTGCTAAAAGCTGATGGCATGCCTACCTACCATTTAGCAGTAGTGGTAGATGATTATTTAATGAAGATAACACAAGCATTTCGCGGAGAAGAGTGGTTGCCTAGTGCACCCGTGCACATTCTAATCTGGAAACATCTGTTTGGTCTGGAAAATATGCCACAATGGGCGCATTTACCTTTAATATTAAAGCCGGATGGAAAAGGTAAACTGAGTAAACGCGATGGCGAAAGATTGGGCTTTCCAGTATTTTCGATGAACTGGACGGATCCACGTACAAATGAAGCAACACAAGGTTTTCGTGAGCGTGGATTTTTACCGGAAGCATTTGTAAATATGTTGGCAATGCTGGGTTGGAATGACGGTACTGAGCAAGAAATATTTTCTATGGAAGAATTAATAGAAAAGTTCTCTATAGAAAGAATCCACAAAGCGGGAGCTAAATTTAATTACGAAAAAGCATTATGGTTTAACCACGAATGGATTAAGAAATTACCAGCCGAAAAACTATTGCCACAGGTCAAAAAAGTATTTGCAGATAAAAAAATTGATACCAAAGACGATAAATTCTTGTTGAAAGTAATTGATTTAATAAAAGAACGTTGCACATTATTACCTGATTTTGTTGAGCAAGCTTCTTTCTTCTTTCAAACACCCGAGATAATTGATACAGAAGCCATTCAGCCAAAATGGGATGAGCATAAAAATACTTTTTTTATAGAATTAATCCGGTCCTATGAGCTGGCAACTTCCTTTGATGCAGAAACATTAGAACATTCTTTTAAAGAGATGGCAGCGGCTTCGCAACTAAAACCAGGTGCATTAATGTTGCCATTTAGAATAATGTTAGTCGGCGGAAAATTTGGTCCCCATGTATTTGATATTGCCGAAAATATTGGTAAAGAGGAAACGATAAAAAGAATAAAACAGGGTCTGCAGTCATTGCATATTTAA
- a CDS encoding aminopeptidase P family protein: protein MKHLPINNKLFIENRKRFVKQMQPKSIAIFNSNDEMPNNADSLHRFSQNSDLYWLTGIQQEDTMLVLFPDNIDKKYREVLVLVRPNELKEKWNGHRLRIEEAQAISGIETIIWSDTLDAFLLPWVHAAENIYLNSNEHDRKSATGIVTRDYRFIKEMKQRFPLHNYFRAAKITHALRAVKTAYEIEVMQETMDITDKAFRRVLGFVKPGVFEYEIEAEIMHEFLRNRSKGEAYSSIIASGDNARILHYIDNNQECKDGDLILMDFGAEYGGYNADLTRTIPVNGKFSKRQKEVYNACLELHYYCAGILKPGITLVDYHDKVADEATKIFQKIGLLTKADVKNEDPENRAYRKYLYHGISHHLGIDVHDVGTKMEPLTAGMVLTIEPGIYIEEEKMGIRIENDYVLTKSGNKDLMKNIPITVDEIEKLMKG, encoded by the coding sequence ATGAAACATCTTCCTATCAATAATAAACTATTTATTGAAAATCGTAAGCGTTTTGTAAAACAAATGCAGCCTAAAAGTATTGCTATTTTTAATAGCAATGATGAAATGCCCAACAATGCTGATTCTTTGCATCGATTTTCTCAAAACAGTGATTTATACTGGCTTACTGGCATTCAGCAAGAAGATACGATGTTGGTTTTGTTCCCTGATAATATTGATAAAAAATATCGGGAAGTCTTGGTATTAGTTCGCCCTAATGAATTAAAAGAAAAATGGAATGGACATCGCTTGCGGATTGAAGAAGCTCAAGCTATTTCCGGTATCGAAACCATTATTTGGTCGGATACGTTAGATGCGTTTTTGTTGCCTTGGGTTCATGCTGCGGAAAATATCTACCTCAACAGCAATGAACACGATAGAAAAAGTGCAACTGGGATTGTAACGCGGGACTATCGTTTTATTAAAGAAATGAAACAGCGTTTTCCTTTGCACAATTATTTCCGTGCCGCAAAAATTACGCATGCCCTCCGTGCCGTAAAAACAGCTTACGAAATAGAAGTAATGCAAGAAACAATGGATATTACAGATAAAGCTTTTAGGAGGGTTTTAGGCTTTGTAAAACCCGGTGTTTTTGAGTATGAAATTGAAGCGGAGATTATGCACGAATTTTTACGCAATCGCTCAAAAGGTGAAGCATACAGCAGTATTATTGCGAGCGGCGACAATGCACGAATATTGCATTATATTGATAATAATCAAGAATGCAAAGATGGCGATTTAATATTGATGGATTTTGGTGCAGAATATGGTGGTTATAATGCTGATTTAACCCGAACTATTCCGGTAAATGGCAAATTTTCGAAACGTCAGAAAGAAGTCTATAATGCTTGCTTAGAATTACATTATTACTGCGCAGGCATCTTAAAACCGGGCATTACTTTGGTGGATTATCACGATAAAGTAGCCGATGAAGCGACTAAGATTTTCCAAAAAATAGGATTACTTACCAAGGCAGATGTGAAGAATGAAGATCCGGAAAACCGTGCTTACCGCAAATATTTGTATCATGGTATTTCGCATCATTTGGGTATAGATGTGCATGATGTAGGAACGAAAATGGAGCCACTTACCGCCGGTATGGTGCTGACCATTGAGCCAGGCATTTATATTGAAGAAGAAAAAATGGGCATACGCATAGAAAACGATTATGTTTTGACCAAAAGCGGCAATAAAGATTTGATGAAAAATATTCCTATCACGGTTGATGAAATTGAAAAGTTGATGAAGGGGTAA